The Mytilus galloprovincialis chromosome 2, xbMytGall1.hap1.1, whole genome shotgun sequence genome has a window encoding:
- the LOC143063591 gene encoding uncharacterized protein LOC143063591: MSNHQFLDDMVVDQYYQDEAMFSQSERKDQKLESDIDVIDEEIKRKNERIIELELMLEEKQDWFNLKSQMVKKLEGELNYVHPRHPERFTFDDVGTSLVPKSLEQKLKDLEREEREETFRTKYMPVYHRETEVFGKRGKYPTNVPYFNEVSMASEFLKKKYLEAFGECFSFDYKKKSFPVKPDRSPHTHLRPSQSTFIQQEGNRKYSVSGHLGEVELLPAVAEACDMETFSEIPANQSLTGLDDLKINYSIENLTSAKNSQYNEDWDWKYMTSINIAYELKLDKQVNFDENKLRKKSGDTLKKPGTITNEAAEKNWWQGGDSFNMWRTRSKLARPKSPRPSNDKNQGDHANVVEFTNGNNLVNVVCGTPQKNPTESLKECVIKRSVSLESVFEGDGTKMRTNLKWRMGDECVSLEKYIHVYTRNPEELYEAVMKRANEKEEEEDYEENELYHEEIKASVIGIDKTKTKSNLRILDNFIREEEEKEKAKSTLKQVNTENADEAIGGTINEQIRAEEEKTVLQPDQTGRCYENIDGTVGYEKKMNTTFDIIEEIKASLISFDKNKIKSNLRILDNLIREEKEKEKAKSELKQVHTEIAAIDVTDNDKISDEKEKIHVGLPPDQTGSFYEDIDGADTDRCEKKINTCFAIIFEKPKKHMSKPKLSSEKRKTVTMEPNVEDQSVLSNENKEDVKREEKTNISFDIMFEKPKKRMSKPKLSSEKRKIVNLIPNITDQRIKSNENMKAVNLEEKKINTSFDIMFDSPNKQGTRPNLNSGGRKTKFQLKHIDEKKDKSDDNKPKEDARTADRQIAVENVDSAYKEEQDLKKNVSFDVFFESAKKLKPKPKLSFINRKQENESKNKIDDNEVQKKEKHEKSQIVPCKTPEINLSNGGKLCK, translated from the exons ATGTCAAACCACCAGTTTTTAGACGATATGGTAGTGGACCAATACTACCAGGACGAAGCCATGTTTTCTCA gtcAGAACGGAAAGACCAAAAACTGGAGTCAGACATTGATGTGATTGATGAAGAAATTAAGAGGAAGAATGAAAGAATTATCGAATTGGAATTAATGCTAGAAGAAAAGCAAGATTGGTTCAATTTGAAGTCACAAATGGTAAAGAAACTTGAAGGAGAACTCAATTATGTACATCCACGCCACCCAGAACGTTTCACCTTTGATGACGTCGGGACAAGCTTGGTACCAAAATCATTGGAACAAAAATTGAAAGATTTGGAGCGAGAAGAGAGAGAAGAAACATTCCGTACAAAGTACATGCCCGTTTATCACAGAGAAACGGAAGTATTCGGTAAACGAGGCAAATACCCAACAAATGTCCCGTATTTTAATGAAGTATCCATGGCATCAGaatttttaaagaagaaatatttagAGGCGTTTGGCGAGTGTTTTTCTTTCGATTACAAAAAGAAGTCTTTTCCAGTTAAACCAGACCGATCCCCTCATACACACCTCAGACCATCCCAGTCAACGTTTATACAACAAGAGGGTAACAGGAAATACTCAGTTTCCGGTCATCTTGGTGAGGTAGAATTACTCCCAGCTGTCGCTGAGGCGTGTGATATGGAAACGTTTTCGGAAATTCCAGCAAACCAGTCTTTAACCGGGTTGgatgatttaaaaattaattattcaatAGAAAATTTAACCAGTGCCAAGAATAGTCAATATAATGAAGATTGGGACTGGAAATACATGACATCGATAAACATTGCCTATGAACTAAAACTTGATAAACAAGTCAACTTTGATGAGAATAAGTTAAGAAAGAAGAGTGGTGATACCCTTAAAAAACCAGGAACCATAACAAATGAAGCTGCTGAGAAGAACTGGTGGCAAGGTGGAGATAGTTTTAATATGTGGAGGACAAGATCAAAGCTTGCACGTCCGAAATCACCACGGCCATCTAATGATAAAAATCAAGGAGACCATGCTAATGTTGTAGAATTCACCAATGGGAATAATTTAGTCAATGTCGTGTGTGGAACACCCCAAAAAAATCCGACTGAATCATTGAAAGAATGTGTTATCAAAAGATCTGTAAGCTTGGAATCCGTTTTCGAGGGAGATGGTACAAAAATGCGCACAAATTTGAAATGGCGGATGGGCGACGAATGTGTTTCCTTAGAAAAGTATATTCATGTGTATACCAGAAATCCAGAAGAATTGTACGAAGCTGTCATGAAACGGGCTAATGaaaaagaggaagaagaagacTACGAGGAAAACGAATTGTATCATGAAGAAATCAAAGCTAGTGTAATCGGTATCGATAAAACTAAAACGaagtcaaatttaagaattttagataattttataagagaagaagaagaaaaagaaaaggcTAAATCAACACTGAAACAAGTCAACACTGAGAATGCTGATGAGGCAATAGGTGGTACCATTAATGAACAAATAAGAGCCGAGGAGGAAAAGACAGTTCTGCAACCAGACCAAACCGGACGTTGTTATGAGAATATAGACGGTACAGTCGGTTATGAAAAGAAAATGAATACTACCTTTGACATAATTGAAGAAATCAAAGCTAGTCTAATCAGTttcgataaaaataaaattaagtcaAACTTGAGAATTTTGGATAATTTGATaagagaagaaaaagaaaaagaaaaggctAAATCAGAACTGAAACAAGTCCACACTGAGATTGCTGCCATAGATGTTACCGATAATGATAAAATAAGTGACGAGAAGGAAAAGATACATGTAGGTCTGCCACCAGACCAAACCGGAAGTTTTTATGAGGATATCGACGGTGCAGATACAGACAGATGTGAGAAGAAAATTAATACTTGTTTTGCcataatttttgaaaaaccaaagaAACACATGTCTAAACCAAAACTCTCGTCCGAAAAAAGAAAAACCGTCACTATGGAGCCTAACGTTGAAGACCAGAGTGTTCTGAGCAATGAAAACAAAGAAGATGTTAAACGAGAGGAAAAAACAAATATCAGTTTTGATATTATGTTTGAAAAACCAAAGAAACGAATGTCTAAACCCAAACTATCCTcggaaaaaagaaaaattgtcaATCTGATACCTAACATCACAGACCAGAGAATTAAGAGCAATGAAAATATGAAAGCCGTTAACCTGGAGGAAAAGAAAATCAATActagttttgacattatgtttGACAGTCCAAATAAACAAGGGACTAGACCAAATCTCAATTCTGGTGGACGAAAGACAAAGTTTCAATTGAAACATATTGatgaaaagaaagataaaagtGATGATAACAAACCAAAAGAAGATGCAAGAACTGCTGACCGTCAAATTGCTGTTGAAAATGTTGATAGTGCATACAAAGAAGAACAGGATTTGAAGAAAAATGTAAGTTTTGATGTCTTTTTCGAGAGTGCCAAGAAACTGAAACCTAAACCAAAGCTGAGCTTTATCAATAGAAAGCAGGAAAACgaatcaaaaaacaaaattgacgaTAACGAGGTCCAAAAAAAAGAGAAGCATGAGAAATCTCAAATAGTACCTTGTAAAACACCTGAGATAAACCTTTCAAATGGAGGAAAACTTTGCAAATGA